From a region of the Cataglyphis hispanica isolate Lineage 1 chromosome 24, ULB_Chis1_1.0, whole genome shotgun sequence genome:
- the LOC126858070 gene encoding steroid hormone receptor ERR2 isoform X8 — MMSDATTESMIGNNRTMPNIKQEIDNPTTPTQNYQVCSPTTTLQHQESICTKLDIPPDYGGSSGSPESPEMHHCSSTTQPLGTPEDGIKEEDMIPRRLCLVCGDIASGFHYGVASCEACKAFFKRTIQASNFTGNIEYTCPANGECEINKRRRKACQACRFQKCLRQGMLKEGVRLDRVRGGRQKYRRSADPYTPVKSATLEANVTSGGPTETINNKLVEALAACEPDMLQVSNIPSTQETDQKVLGQLSDLYDRELVGIIGWAKQIPGFSSLALNDQMRLLQSTWAEILTFTLAWRSTPNSGRLRFAQDFTLDERIARECHCMELYTHCIQIVERIQRLGLTREEYYVLKALILANSDARSDEPQALYRFRDSILNSLSDCVAAVRPGQALRATQNMFLVLPSLRQADGIVRRFWSSVYRTGKVPMNKLFEEMLENVCNR, encoded by the exons ATGATGTCTGACGCTACCACGGAAAGCATGATCGGCAATAATAGGACGATGCCTAACATCAAGCAGGAAATCGATAACCCAACGACGCCCACGCAAAATTATCAAGTATGCTCGCCAACCACGACTCTCCAACATCAGGAG tcaatATGCACTAAGTTGGATATTCCGCCGGATTATGGTGGTAGCAGCGGTAGCCCTGAAAGTCCAGAAATGCATCATTGTTCCTCGACAACGCAGCCTTTAGGTACTCCGGAG GACGGTATTAAGGAAGAGGACATGATACCCAGGAGACTCTGTCTTGTTTGCGGTGACATCGCGAGCGGTTTTCACTACGGGGTCGCTTCATGCGAAGCATGCAAGGCTTTCTTCAAGAGGACTATACAAG CCAGTAATTTTACAGGAAACATCGAGTACACTTGTCCGGCGAACGGCGAGTGCGAGATAAACAAACGGAGACGAAAAGCGTGCCAGGCGTGTAGATTTCAGAAATGTTTGCGGCAAGGAATGCTGAAGGAAGGCGTGCGATTGGATCGCGTTAGAGGCGGTCGACAAAAGTACAGAAGATCCGCGGATCCTTACACGCCGGTCAAGAGCGCTACGCTAGAGG CTAACGTAACGTCGGGAGGTCCTACCGAAACGATAA ATAATAAGTTGGTCGAAGCCTTGGCAGCTTGTGAACCAGACATGCTTCAAGTATCCAACATCCCCAGCACACAGGAGACAGACCAGAAGGTTCTCGGACAATTGTCAGATCTTTACGATCGAGAATTGGTTGGCATAATCG GTTGGGCCAAGCAGATTCCAGGTTTTAGCAGCTTAGCATTAAACGATCAAATGCGACTTCTGCAGAGTACTTGGGCTGAAATATTAACTTTCACTCTAGCGTGGAGAAGCACGCCGAATAGTGGCAGATTGAGGTTTGCGCAAGATTTTACATTAGACGAAAGGATTGCGCGCGAATGCCATTGTATGGAGCTCTACACacat TGTATTCAAATTGTCGAGAGGATTCAGCGATTGGGTTTAACGCGGGAAGAATACTACGTGCTGAAAGCATTGATCTTAGCGAATAGCGATGCTAGATCGGACGAGCCGCAGGCGCTTTACCGTTTTCGTGATTCTATCTTGAATTCTCTGTCGGACTGTGTGGCGGCGGTGAGACCGGGTCAGGCCCTCCGCGCTACGCAGAATATGTTCCTAGTGTTACCCAGTCTCAGGCAGGCTGACGGGATTGTCAGACGATTCTGGTCCAGTGTGTATAGAACGGGCAAAGTACCGATGAACAAACTGTTTGAGGAGATGCTCGAGAACGTTTGCAACCGATGA
- the LOC126858070 gene encoding steroid hormone receptor ERR2 isoform X6, with protein sequence MDAWMYDVVCMMSDATTESMIGNNRTMPNIKQEIDNPTTPTQNYQVCSPTTTLQHQESICTKLDIPPDYGGSSGSPESPEMHHCSSTTQPLGTPEDGIKEEDMIPRRLCLVCGDIASGFHYGVASCEACKAFFKRTIQASNFTGNIEYTCPANGECEINKRRRKACQACRFQKCLRQGMLKEGVRLDRVRGGRQKYRRSADPYTPVKSATLEANVTSGGPTETINNKLVEALAACEPDMLQVSNIPSTQETDQKVLGQLSDLYDRELVGIIGWAKQIPGFSSLALNDQMRLLQSTWAEILTFTLAWRSTPNSGRLRFAQDFTLDERIARECHCMELYTHCIQIVERIQRLGLTREEYYVLKALILANSDARSDEPQALYRFRDSILNSLSDCVAAVRPGQALRATQNMFLVLPSLRQADGIVRRFWSSVYRTGKVPMNKLFEEMLENVCNR encoded by the exons GTCTGTATGATGTCTGACGCTACCACGGAAAGCATGATCGGCAATAATAGGACGATGCCTAACATCAAGCAGGAAATCGATAACCCAACGACGCCCACGCAAAATTATCAAGTATGCTCGCCAACCACGACTCTCCAACATCAGGAG tcaatATGCACTAAGTTGGATATTCCGCCGGATTATGGTGGTAGCAGCGGTAGCCCTGAAAGTCCAGAAATGCATCATTGTTCCTCGACAACGCAGCCTTTAGGTACTCCGGAG GACGGTATTAAGGAAGAGGACATGATACCCAGGAGACTCTGTCTTGTTTGCGGTGACATCGCGAGCGGTTTTCACTACGGGGTCGCTTCATGCGAAGCATGCAAGGCTTTCTTCAAGAGGACTATACAAG CCAGTAATTTTACAGGAAACATCGAGTACACTTGTCCGGCGAACGGCGAGTGCGAGATAAACAAACGGAGACGAAAAGCGTGCCAGGCGTGTAGATTTCAGAAATGTTTGCGGCAAGGAATGCTGAAGGAAGGCGTGCGATTGGATCGCGTTAGAGGCGGTCGACAAAAGTACAGAAGATCCGCGGATCCTTACACGCCGGTCAAGAGCGCTACGCTAGAGG CTAACGTAACGTCGGGAGGTCCTACCGAAACGATAA ATAATAAGTTGGTCGAAGCCTTGGCAGCTTGTGAACCAGACATGCTTCAAGTATCCAACATCCCCAGCACACAGGAGACAGACCAGAAGGTTCTCGGACAATTGTCAGATCTTTACGATCGAGAATTGGTTGGCATAATCG GTTGGGCCAAGCAGATTCCAGGTTTTAGCAGCTTAGCATTAAACGATCAAATGCGACTTCTGCAGAGTACTTGGGCTGAAATATTAACTTTCACTCTAGCGTGGAGAAGCACGCCGAATAGTGGCAGATTGAGGTTTGCGCAAGATTTTACATTAGACGAAAGGATTGCGCGCGAATGCCATTGTATGGAGCTCTACACacat TGTATTCAAATTGTCGAGAGGATTCAGCGATTGGGTTTAACGCGGGAAGAATACTACGTGCTGAAAGCATTGATCTTAGCGAATAGCGATGCTAGATCGGACGAGCCGCAGGCGCTTTACCGTTTTCGTGATTCTATCTTGAATTCTCTGTCGGACTGTGTGGCGGCGGTGAGACCGGGTCAGGCCCTCCGCGCTACGCAGAATATGTTCCTAGTGTTACCCAGTCTCAGGCAGGCTGACGGGATTGTCAGACGATTCTGGTCCAGTGTGTATAGAACGGGCAAAGTACCGATGAACAAACTGTTTGAGGAGATGCTCGAGAACGTTTGCAACCGATGA
- the LOC126858070 gene encoding steroid hormone receptor ERR2 isoform X10, protein MDAWMYDVVCMMSDATTESMIGNNRTMPNIKQEIDNPTTPTQNYQVCSPTTTLQHQESICTKLDIPPDYGGSSGSPESPEMHHCSSTTQPLGTPEDGIKEEDMIPRRLCLVCGDIASGFHYGVASCEACKAFFKRTIQGNIEYTCPANGECEINKRRRKACQACRFQKCLRQGMLKEGVRLDRVRGGRQKYRRSADPYTPVKSATLEDNKLVEALAACEPDMLQVSNIPSTQETDQKVLGQLSDLYDRELVGIIGWAKQIPGFSSLALNDQMRLLQSTWAEILTFTLAWRSTPNSGRLRFAQDFTLDERIARECHCMELYTHCIQIVERIQRLGLTREEYYVLKALILANSDARSDEPQALYRFRDSILNSLSDCVAAVRPGQALRATQNMFLVLPSLRQADGIVRRFWSSVYRTGKVPMNKLFEEMLENVCNR, encoded by the exons GTCTGTATGATGTCTGACGCTACCACGGAAAGCATGATCGGCAATAATAGGACGATGCCTAACATCAAGCAGGAAATCGATAACCCAACGACGCCCACGCAAAATTATCAAGTATGCTCGCCAACCACGACTCTCCAACATCAGGAG tcaatATGCACTAAGTTGGATATTCCGCCGGATTATGGTGGTAGCAGCGGTAGCCCTGAAAGTCCAGAAATGCATCATTGTTCCTCGACAACGCAGCCTTTAGGTACTCCGGAG GACGGTATTAAGGAAGAGGACATGATACCCAGGAGACTCTGTCTTGTTTGCGGTGACATCGCGAGCGGTTTTCACTACGGGGTCGCTTCATGCGAAGCATGCAAGGCTTTCTTCAAGAGGACTATACAAG GAAACATCGAGTACACTTGTCCGGCGAACGGCGAGTGCGAGATAAACAAACGGAGACGAAAAGCGTGCCAGGCGTGTAGATTTCAGAAATGTTTGCGGCAAGGAATGCTGAAGGAAGGCGTGCGATTGGATCGCGTTAGAGGCGGTCGACAAAAGTACAGAAGATCCGCGGATCCTTACACGCCGGTCAAGAGCGCTACGCTAGAGG ATAATAAGTTGGTCGAAGCCTTGGCAGCTTGTGAACCAGACATGCTTCAAGTATCCAACATCCCCAGCACACAGGAGACAGACCAGAAGGTTCTCGGACAATTGTCAGATCTTTACGATCGAGAATTGGTTGGCATAATCG GTTGGGCCAAGCAGATTCCAGGTTTTAGCAGCTTAGCATTAAACGATCAAATGCGACTTCTGCAGAGTACTTGGGCTGAAATATTAACTTTCACTCTAGCGTGGAGAAGCACGCCGAATAGTGGCAGATTGAGGTTTGCGCAAGATTTTACATTAGACGAAAGGATTGCGCGCGAATGCCATTGTATGGAGCTCTACACacat TGTATTCAAATTGTCGAGAGGATTCAGCGATTGGGTTTAACGCGGGAAGAATACTACGTGCTGAAAGCATTGATCTTAGCGAATAGCGATGCTAGATCGGACGAGCCGCAGGCGCTTTACCGTTTTCGTGATTCTATCTTGAATTCTCTGTCGGACTGTGTGGCGGCGGTGAGACCGGGTCAGGCCCTCCGCGCTACGCAGAATATGTTCCTAGTGTTACCCAGTCTCAGGCAGGCTGACGGGATTGTCAGACGATTCTGGTCCAGTGTGTATAGAACGGGCAAAGTACCGATGAACAAACTGTTTGAGGAGATGCTCGAGAACGTTTGCAACCGATGA
- the LOC126858070 gene encoding steroid hormone receptor ERR2 isoform X7, whose product MDAWMYDVVCMMSDATTESMIGNNRTMPNIKQEIDNPTTPTQNYQVCSPTTTLQHQESICTKLDIPPDYGGSSGSPESPEMHHCSSTTQPLGTPEDGIKEEDMIPRRLCLVCGDIASGFHYGVASCEACKAFFKRTIQGNIEYTCPANGECEINKRRRKACQACRFQKCLRQGMLKEGVRLDRVRGGRQKYRRSADPYTPVKSATLEANVTSGGPTETINNKLVEALAACEPDMLQVSNIPSTQETDQKVLGQLSDLYDRELVGIIGWAKQIPGFSSLALNDQMRLLQSTWAEILTFTLAWRSTPNSGRLRFAQDFTLDERIARECHCMELYTHCIQIVERIQRLGLTREEYYVLKALILANSDARSDEPQALYRFRDSILNSLSDCVAAVRPGQALRATQNMFLVLPSLRQADGIVRRFWSSVYRTGKVPMNKLFEEMLENVCNR is encoded by the exons GTCTGTATGATGTCTGACGCTACCACGGAAAGCATGATCGGCAATAATAGGACGATGCCTAACATCAAGCAGGAAATCGATAACCCAACGACGCCCACGCAAAATTATCAAGTATGCTCGCCAACCACGACTCTCCAACATCAGGAG tcaatATGCACTAAGTTGGATATTCCGCCGGATTATGGTGGTAGCAGCGGTAGCCCTGAAAGTCCAGAAATGCATCATTGTTCCTCGACAACGCAGCCTTTAGGTACTCCGGAG GACGGTATTAAGGAAGAGGACATGATACCCAGGAGACTCTGTCTTGTTTGCGGTGACATCGCGAGCGGTTTTCACTACGGGGTCGCTTCATGCGAAGCATGCAAGGCTTTCTTCAAGAGGACTATACAAG GAAACATCGAGTACACTTGTCCGGCGAACGGCGAGTGCGAGATAAACAAACGGAGACGAAAAGCGTGCCAGGCGTGTAGATTTCAGAAATGTTTGCGGCAAGGAATGCTGAAGGAAGGCGTGCGATTGGATCGCGTTAGAGGCGGTCGACAAAAGTACAGAAGATCCGCGGATCCTTACACGCCGGTCAAGAGCGCTACGCTAGAGG CTAACGTAACGTCGGGAGGTCCTACCGAAACGATAA ATAATAAGTTGGTCGAAGCCTTGGCAGCTTGTGAACCAGACATGCTTCAAGTATCCAACATCCCCAGCACACAGGAGACAGACCAGAAGGTTCTCGGACAATTGTCAGATCTTTACGATCGAGAATTGGTTGGCATAATCG GTTGGGCCAAGCAGATTCCAGGTTTTAGCAGCTTAGCATTAAACGATCAAATGCGACTTCTGCAGAGTACTTGGGCTGAAATATTAACTTTCACTCTAGCGTGGAGAAGCACGCCGAATAGTGGCAGATTGAGGTTTGCGCAAGATTTTACATTAGACGAAAGGATTGCGCGCGAATGCCATTGTATGGAGCTCTACACacat TGTATTCAAATTGTCGAGAGGATTCAGCGATTGGGTTTAACGCGGGAAGAATACTACGTGCTGAAAGCATTGATCTTAGCGAATAGCGATGCTAGATCGGACGAGCCGCAGGCGCTTTACCGTTTTCGTGATTCTATCTTGAATTCTCTGTCGGACTGTGTGGCGGCGGTGAGACCGGGTCAGGCCCTCCGCGCTACGCAGAATATGTTCCTAGTGTTACCCAGTCTCAGGCAGGCTGACGGGATTGTCAGACGATTCTGGTCCAGTGTGTATAGAACGGGCAAAGTACCGATGAACAAACTGTTTGAGGAGATGCTCGAGAACGTTTGCAACCGATGA
- the LOC126858070 gene encoding steroid hormone receptor ERR2 isoform X9, whose protein sequence is MDAWMYDVVCMMSDATTESMIGNNRTMPNIKQEIDNPTTPTQNYQVCSPTTTLQHQESICTKLDIPPDYGGSSGSPESPEMHHCSSTTQPLGTPEDGIKEEDMIPRRLCLVCGDIASGFHYGVASCEACKAFFKRTIQASNFTGNIEYTCPANGECEINKRRRKACQACRFQKCLRQGMLKEGVRLDRVRGGRQKYRRSADPYTPVKSATLEDNKLVEALAACEPDMLQVSNIPSTQETDQKVLGQLSDLYDRELVGIIGWAKQIPGFSSLALNDQMRLLQSTWAEILTFTLAWRSTPNSGRLRFAQDFTLDERIARECHCMELYTHCIQIVERIQRLGLTREEYYVLKALILANSDARSDEPQALYRFRDSILNSLSDCVAAVRPGQALRATQNMFLVLPSLRQADGIVRRFWSSVYRTGKVPMNKLFEEMLENVCNR, encoded by the exons GTCTGTATGATGTCTGACGCTACCACGGAAAGCATGATCGGCAATAATAGGACGATGCCTAACATCAAGCAGGAAATCGATAACCCAACGACGCCCACGCAAAATTATCAAGTATGCTCGCCAACCACGACTCTCCAACATCAGGAG tcaatATGCACTAAGTTGGATATTCCGCCGGATTATGGTGGTAGCAGCGGTAGCCCTGAAAGTCCAGAAATGCATCATTGTTCCTCGACAACGCAGCCTTTAGGTACTCCGGAG GACGGTATTAAGGAAGAGGACATGATACCCAGGAGACTCTGTCTTGTTTGCGGTGACATCGCGAGCGGTTTTCACTACGGGGTCGCTTCATGCGAAGCATGCAAGGCTTTCTTCAAGAGGACTATACAAG CCAGTAATTTTACAGGAAACATCGAGTACACTTGTCCGGCGAACGGCGAGTGCGAGATAAACAAACGGAGACGAAAAGCGTGCCAGGCGTGTAGATTTCAGAAATGTTTGCGGCAAGGAATGCTGAAGGAAGGCGTGCGATTGGATCGCGTTAGAGGCGGTCGACAAAAGTACAGAAGATCCGCGGATCCTTACACGCCGGTCAAGAGCGCTACGCTAGAGG ATAATAAGTTGGTCGAAGCCTTGGCAGCTTGTGAACCAGACATGCTTCAAGTATCCAACATCCCCAGCACACAGGAGACAGACCAGAAGGTTCTCGGACAATTGTCAGATCTTTACGATCGAGAATTGGTTGGCATAATCG GTTGGGCCAAGCAGATTCCAGGTTTTAGCAGCTTAGCATTAAACGATCAAATGCGACTTCTGCAGAGTACTTGGGCTGAAATATTAACTTTCACTCTAGCGTGGAGAAGCACGCCGAATAGTGGCAGATTGAGGTTTGCGCAAGATTTTACATTAGACGAAAGGATTGCGCGCGAATGCCATTGTATGGAGCTCTACACacat TGTATTCAAATTGTCGAGAGGATTCAGCGATTGGGTTTAACGCGGGAAGAATACTACGTGCTGAAAGCATTGATCTTAGCGAATAGCGATGCTAGATCGGACGAGCCGCAGGCGCTTTACCGTTTTCGTGATTCTATCTTGAATTCTCTGTCGGACTGTGTGGCGGCGGTGAGACCGGGTCAGGCCCTCCGCGCTACGCAGAATATGTTCCTAGTGTTACCCAGTCTCAGGCAGGCTGACGGGATTGTCAGACGATTCTGGTCCAGTGTGTATAGAACGGGCAAAGTACCGATGAACAAACTGTTTGAGGAGATGCTCGAGAACGTTTGCAACCGATGA